AGGATCTGGCCCGCCTGGGTGATGCCGAACTCGCTGGCGGTGGCAATGGCGTTGATGGTGTCGCCACCGGCGTTGTTCAGCGCGATCACATCGGCCCCGGAGGCCTGGGCCTGGAGCATGAAGGAGGAGAAGTCGGTGCTCGGGAAGGGGTGGCGCGCCTTGCCCACGATGGTGCCGCCGTTCTCGAGGACCACCCGCTCCACGTCGCTCTCCAGGGCGTGGCCGAAGGAGTAGTCGGCGCTGAGCAGGTACCAGTTGGGGTTGCCCTCCTGGGTGATGGCGCGGGCGGTGCCGTTGGACATCGCCCAGGTGTCGTAGACCCAGTGGATATGGTTGGGCGAGCAGCTCTCGTTGGTCACCCCGGAGGAGACGGCGCCGTTGACCAGCCCCAGGCGGTTCTCCTCCTCCAGCAGGCGCACGGCGGCCAGGGTGACCGATGAGGCCACCAGGCCGGTGACCATGTCGACGTTGCGCTCGTCGATCCACTCGCGCACGACGCTGGAGCCCACGTCGGCGCTGTTGCGGTCGTCGGCGCTGAACACCACGATGTCGGCGCCGGCCACGCTGCCGCCGACGTCCTCGATGGCCATCTGGATGGCATCGAGCCCCAGGGGGCCGATGGGGTCGCGGTAGACGCCGGACATGTCGGCCAGGTAGCCGATGCGGATCTCGTTGTCGGTGATCTCGGTGGCACCCGCCTGGGAGGCGAGCAGGACGGAGGCGGCGAGGGTGCCCAGGGCAAACTGACGGGTCTTGATCATGGAGAGGCCTTTGCGTGGTCGCGTTGTTGTTGTGCGTCTCTTCCGGTGCGCCGAGGCCGGCGCCCGACACCCATGGTAGGGGCAAAGGCCGGGCCGGAATTGACCTATCGAGCCAGAGTTTTTGCATTTCGTGCCAATCTGGCGGGCGCTTTTATCAAGCAGGCAAACGAAAGGGGCCGGATGCCGACATAACCGGCCAGGCGGGAGAAGGGGTGCCGTAAACGTCAAGGG
The Halomonas alkalicola DNA segment above includes these coding regions:
- a CDS encoding ABC transporter substrate-binding protein, whose protein sequence is MIKTRQFALGTLAASVLLASQAGATEITDNEIRIGYLADMSGVYRDPIGPLGLDAIQMAIEDVGGSVAGADIVVFSADDRNSADVGSSVVREWIDERNVDMVTGLVASSVTLAAVRLLEEENRLGLVNGAVSSGVTNESCSPNHIHWVYDTWAMSNGTARAITQEGNPNWYLLSADYSFGHALESDVERVVLENGGTIVGKARHPFPSTDFSSFMLQAQASGADVIALNNAGGDTINAIATASEFGITQAGQILAGMVLFSTDIRSIGLEDAQGLQFTKAWFYDRDEESRAWAERFRERTGSMPTMVHAGLYSSTLHYLQAVDAIGTDEAQAVREQMAATPINDIFATGGYIREDGRMVHDMYLVEVKSPEEAVDEDDLFRLVRTIPAEEAFRPLSDSQCHLVNNGA